From Flavobacterium alkalisoli, the proteins below share one genomic window:
- a CDS encoding efflux RND transporter permease subunit — MFRKFIDRPVLATVISILLVILGVIGLFKLPLQQFPDIAPPAVQVTALYPGANAETVLRSVAPSLEESINGVENMIYMSSTASNDGSLVITVYFKLGTNPDQAAVNVQNRVAQATSQLPSEVIQAGVTTAKQQNSLIMVTALYSEDEKTYDQTFLTNYAQINIIPEIKRIPGVGQAAIFGGNKDYSMRVWLKPAQMTTYNITPKEVMAAIQDKNLEAAPGKFGENSAESFEYVIKYKGKLSKPADYESMIIRTNPDGSILRLKDVARVEFGSYTYGNFTRINGKPGTNIMVIQLPGSNANDIQIAISELMDKAEKSFPKGVKRVNIYNTKVMLDASISQVKSTLVEAFLLVFIVVFLFLQDFRSTLIPAIAVPVAIMGTFFFMSLFGFSINLLTLFALVLAIGIVVDDAIVVVEAVHSKMERGMSPKHATTSAMSEITGAIISITLVMSAVFLPVGFMEGSTGVFYRQFAFTLAIAIVISAVNALTLSPALAALFLKDNHHHNQNGHAVKTTFKQRFFAGFNNGFEKVTNRYMGSLRFLIRNKWISLGGLGLVILATVWMVKTTPSGFIPSEDQGFIAVSVSMPAGTSLDRTIKILEEAEGVINTVKANREIDGLSGFNMLTQSSSPSFGVLFLNLKPLKERGEISDIEDIMNEVRGKLSLVKGANFFVFTFPTVPGFSNIDGLDFVLQDRTGGKLDKFSEVGNRFIGELMKRDEIAVAFTPFRADYPQYELQVDDVKAEQLGVSVKDLLQTVQAYYGSAQVSDFNRFGKYYRVMVQADKDNRATPESLNAVYVKNRTGEMVPVNTLVKLERVYGPENASRYNLFNSMGVNAIPAPGYSSGAAIKAVEEVAEKYLPQGYSYEFSGLTREEIISGGQSTVIFLLSLLFIYFLLAAQYESYILPLAVILSIPTGVFGVFAAIGLTGISNNIYVQVALVMLIGLLAKNAILIVEFAVQRRRQGKTLLSASLEAAKLRLRPIIMTSLAFIVGLIPMMFAIGPSAKGNHSISIGAAGGMLSGVVLGLFIIPVLFIVFQYIQEKISGKPQPKTIKQEHLEPAELELMN, encoded by the coding sequence ATGTTTAGAAAATTTATAGACCGGCCGGTTTTGGCTACGGTCATATCCATCCTATTGGTAATTTTAGGGGTAATTGGCCTCTTTAAACTGCCATTACAGCAGTTCCCGGATATCGCACCGCCTGCTGTTCAGGTTACGGCCCTTTACCCGGGTGCCAATGCAGAAACGGTTCTGCGTTCGGTTGCTCCGTCACTTGAGGAATCCATCAACGGGGTAGAGAACATGATTTACATGAGCTCAACAGCCAGTAATGACGGTTCATTGGTTATTACAGTATATTTTAAACTGGGTACCAACCCAGATCAGGCAGCAGTAAACGTACAAAATAGGGTGGCTCAGGCTACCAGCCAGCTGCCATCAGAAGTTATACAGGCAGGTGTTACCACAGCTAAGCAGCAAAACAGCCTTATTATGGTAACCGCTTTATATTCTGAAGATGAAAAAACATACGACCAGACATTTCTTACTAACTACGCCCAAATCAATATTATTCCTGAGATTAAAAGGATACCGGGTGTAGGTCAGGCAGCAATTTTTGGTGGTAATAAAGATTATTCCATGAGGGTGTGGTTAAAACCGGCCCAAATGACTACTTATAACATTACCCCTAAAGAAGTGATGGCAGCTATACAGGATAAAAACCTTGAGGCTGCTCCCGGTAAGTTTGGAGAGAACAGTGCCGAATCATTTGAGTATGTTATAAAATATAAAGGTAAGCTAAGTAAGCCTGCCGATTATGAAAGCATGATTATACGTACCAATCCAGACGGGTCAATTTTACGACTTAAGGATGTGGCACGTGTAGAGTTTGGTTCTTATACTTATGGTAACTTTACCAGGATTAATGGTAAACCGGGAACTAATATTATGGTTATCCAGTTACCGGGTTCTAATGCAAATGATATTCAGATTGCTATCAGCGAGCTGATGGATAAGGCAGAAAAAAGTTTCCCTAAAGGAGTAAAACGTGTAAATATTTATAACACAAAGGTAATGCTTGATGCCTCTATTTCTCAGGTTAAGTCAACACTTGTTGAGGCATTTTTACTTGTGTTTATAGTGGTATTCCTGTTCCTGCAGGACTTTAGGTCAACACTTATTCCTGCCATAGCGGTTCCGGTTGCTATTATGGGTACTTTCTTTTTCATGAGCCTTTTTGGGTTTTCAATAAACCTGCTAACATTATTTGCACTTGTATTGGCCATTGGTATTGTGGTGGATGACGCTATTGTAGTGGTAGAGGCAGTACACTCTAAAATGGAGAGGGGTATGTCGCCTAAGCATGCAACCACATCGGCAATGAGTGAAATTACAGGAGCTATTATTTCCATTACACTGGTTATGTCGGCAGTATTCCTTCCGGTAGGTTTTATGGAAGGCTCGACAGGGGTATTTTACAGGCAGTTTGCCTTTACCCTGGCAATAGCCATTGTTATATCAGCAGTAAATGCATTAACACTAAGTCCGGCTTTAGCAGCGCTTTTCCTTAAGGATAATCATCATCACAATCAAAACGGACATGCTGTTAAAACCACTTTCAAGCAACGCTTTTTTGCCGGATTTAATAATGGATTTGAAAAAGTAACCAACAGATATATGGGAAGCCTTCGTTTTCTTATTCGCAATAAATGGATTAGCCTTGGCGGATTAGGATTAGTTATTCTGGCTACCGTATGGATGGTAAAAACGACACCGTCAGGGTTTATACCTTCAGAAGATCAGGGATTCATAGCTGTATCGGTATCGATGCCGGCAGGTACTTCCCTTGACCGTACCATTAAGATTCTTGAAGAGGCCGAAGGTGTAATTAATACAGTAAAGGCTAACAGGGAAATAGACGGACTTTCAGGCTTTAATATGCTTACGCAGTCGTCGAGCCCTTCATTTGGTGTGCTTTTCCTTAATCTTAAACCGTTAAAAGAGCGTGGAGAGATAAGCGATATAGAGGATATTATGAATGAGGTGCGCGGTAAGCTTTCCTTAGTAAAAGGAGCTAACTTCTTTGTGTTTACATTCCCTACCGTTCCAGGTTTCAGTAATATTGACGGACTTGATTTTGTACTTCAGGATCGTACCGGAGGTAAACTGGATAAGTTTAGTGAGGTTGGAAACAGGTTTATTGGCGAACTTATGAAAAGAGATGAGATTGCCGTTGCCTTTACGCCTTTCAGGGCTGATTATCCTCAGTATGAATTACAGGTGGACGATGTAAAAGCCGAGCAGCTTGGTGTAAGTGTAAAAGACTTACTGCAAACAGTACAGGCTTACTACGGTAGTGCACAGGTGTCTGACTTTAACCGATTTGGTAAGTATTACCGTGTAATGGTACAGGCAGATAAAGATAATCGTGCCACGCCTGAATCGCTTAATGCGGTGTATGTGAAAAACAGGACCGGTGAAATGGTACCGGTAAATACATTGGTTAAACTGGAAAGAGTTTACGGACCGGAGAATGCATCACGTTACAACCTGTTTAACTCTATGGGGGTTAATGCAATTCCGGCTCCGGGATACAGCTCGGGAGCGGCAATTAAAGCAGTTGAAGAAGTTGCCGAAAAATACCTGCCTCAGGGGTACTCTTATGAGTTTTCAGGTTTAACAAGAGAGGAGATTATTTCCGGAGGACAATCAACAGTAATTTTCCTTTTAAGCTTACTGTTTATTTACTTCCTTCTTGCAGCTCAGTATGAAAGTTATATACTACCATTAGCGGTAATACTTTCTATTCCTACAGGTGTATTCGGGGTATTTGCAGCCATTGGTTTGACAGGTATTTCTAATAATATTTATGTACAGGTGGCACTTGTAATGCTTATAGGTCTTCTTGCTAAAAATGCCATCCTTATTGTAGAGTTTGCGGTGCAGAGAAGAAGGCAGGGTAAAACATTGCTTTCTGCTTCACTGGAAGCGGCTAAATTAAGGTTAAGGCCTATTATAATGACATCGCTTGCCTTTATTGTAGGACTTATACCAATGATGTTTGCCATAGGGCCATCTGCAAAAGGTAACCACTCAATCAGTATTGGTGCTGCCGGAGGTATGCTCTCGGGAGTAGTACTGGGTCTGTTTATCATTCCTGTATTGTTTATTGTATTCCAGTACATTCAGGAAAAAATATCGGGTAAACCGCAACCTAAAACAATTAAGCAGGAACATTTGGAACCTGCAGAACTTGAACTGATGAACTAA
- a CDS encoding TolC family protein, which produces MKNLYIYLLSVLFLMLTGCKVSKDVETPQPDLPVAYRNAITTADTSTIADIEWRTFFPDATLQQLIDKALSGNYDLQQALKNIEASRLLLKQSKWGNVPQLNAYVTASSTIPSENSLNGLSANNFLGTSHVENYDAGLSLSWEADIWGKISSRKKEALAQYLKTEEAKKAIQTELVSGVAQGYYNLLMLDAQLSVARKNLDLSNNTVRIIRMQFESGQVTSLAVEQAEAQRLNAAQIVPMLEKEIVLQENALSVLTGELPAEIARIASIDLEPVYENINYRCTRSSCEQKAGYQNV; this is translated from the coding sequence ATGAAAAATTTATATATATATCTTTTATCTGTTCTTTTTCTCATGCTAACAGGGTGTAAGGTCTCTAAGGATGTGGAAACTCCACAACCTGACCTCCCTGTAGCATACAGAAATGCAATTACTACCGCAGATACTTCGACAATTGCCGATATTGAATGGCGTACTTTTTTTCCGGATGCTACTTTACAGCAACTGATTGATAAGGCCCTTTCAGGAAATTATGACCTACAACAGGCCCTTAAAAATATTGAGGCTTCAAGATTATTACTTAAGCAGTCTAAATGGGGTAATGTGCCGCAACTTAATGCTTATGTAACGGCAAGCTCTACAATCCCCTCCGAAAACAGTTTAAACGGATTAAGCGCTAATAATTTTTTAGGGACAAGCCATGTAGAGAATTATGATGCCGGACTGTCATTATCATGGGAAGCAGATATTTGGGGTAAAATAAGTAGCAGGAAAAAAGAGGCTTTAGCCCAATATTTGAAAACTGAAGAGGCTAAAAAAGCAATACAAACGGAATTAGTGTCTGGTGTTGCTCAGGGGTATTATAACCTGCTTATGCTTGATGCGCAGTTAAGTGTTGCAAGAAAAAACCTTGATTTAAGTAATAATACTGTTCGTATAATACGAATGCAGTTTGAATCGGGGCAGGTTACCTCACTTGCCGTAGAGCAGGCAGAAGCGCAAAGGCTTAATGCAGCTCAAATAGTGCCAATGCTTGAAAAAGAGATTGTACTTCAGGAAAATGCACTTAGTGTACTTACCGGAGAGCTTCCGGCTGAAATTGCAAGAATAGCTTCTATAGATCTTGAACCTGTTTATGAGAATATTAACTACCGGTGTACCCGCAGCAGTTGTGAGCAGAAGGCCGGATATCAAAATGTTTGA
- a CDS encoding TolC family protein, with protein sequence MRILTTGVPAAVVSRRPDIKMFEYDLAAANARVGVTKAQMYPALNITASGGLNSFKSDNWFNMPSSLFGIVAGSVAQPLLNNKRLRTQYEVAKVEREKAVLAFRQGVLVAVSEVSDALVKIEKLKEEQQFAEQRVASLQRATGNADKLFNSGMANYLEVITAQSNVLQSELDLAALKRDQLSALAELYKALGGGWK encoded by the coding sequence ATGAGAATATTAACTACCGGTGTACCCGCAGCAGTTGTGAGCAGAAGGCCGGATATCAAAATGTTTGAATATGACCTTGCAGCAGCAAATGCAAGGGTAGGGGTTACAAAAGCCCAAATGTATCCTGCATTAAATATTACGGCATCTGGTGGTTTAAACTCTTTTAAATCGGATAACTGGTTTAATATGCCTTCTTCATTATTTGGTATTGTGGCAGGAAGCGTTGCTCAGCCTTTATTGAATAATAAAAGATTAAGGACACAATATGAAGTGGCTAAAGTAGAAAGGGAAAAGGCTGTGCTGGCTTTCAGACAGGGAGTATTGGTAGCTGTTAGTGAAGTCTCTGATGCTTTGGTAAAAATAGAAAAGCTTAAGGAAGAACAGCAGTTTGCTGAACAAAGGGTAGCAAGCTTACAAAGGGCTACCGGAAATGCTGACAAATTGTTTAACAGCGGGATGGCAAACTATCTTGAAGTGATTACTGCTCAAAGTAACGTACTTCAGAGTGAGCTAGACCTGGCAGCATTAAAGAGAGACCAGCTAAGTGCCCTGGCCGAATTGTATAAGGCTTTGGGTGGTGGCTGGAAATGA
- the rny gene encoding ribonuclease Y: MDSTLLIIIGSIAGIGFGFGIAKFLEKKNVSTLIKNAKKEAASILKDAKTDAEAIKKDKLLQAKEKFLELKAEHEQVILGKDKKIAEAEKRTRDKESQVSNELAKTKKLNDEVEAKITDYNNRIDFLDKKQAEIDRLHKSQVEQLEVISGLSAEEAKNQLVESLKAEAKTTAMSHIQDTIEEAKLTAQQEAKKIIINTIQRIGTEEAVENCVSVFNIESDDVKGRIIGREGRNIRALEAATGVEIIVDDTPEAIILSCFDPVRREVARLALHKLVTDGRIHPARIEEVVAKTAKQIEDEIIEVGKRTVIDLGIHGLHPELIKIVGRMKYRSSYGQNLLQHSREVAKLCGLMAAELGLNVKLAKRAGLLHDIGKVPDTESDLPHALLGMQWAEKYGEKEEVCNAIGAHHDEIEMKSLLSPIVQVCDAISGARPGARRQVLDSYIQRLKDLEDIAYGFGGVKSAYAIQAGRELRVIVESEKVSDEMAANLSFEISHKIQTEMTYPGQVKITVIRETRAVNIAK, encoded by the coding sequence ATGGACTCGACACTATTGATAATTATTGGCAGCATCGCGGGGATCGGATTCGGATTCGGGATTGCAAAATTCCTGGAGAAGAAAAACGTTTCCACTCTTATTAAAAACGCGAAGAAGGAGGCGGCATCAATATTAAAAGATGCCAAGACAGATGCCGAAGCCATTAAAAAGGATAAATTACTGCAGGCAAAAGAAAAATTTCTTGAGCTAAAGGCAGAACATGAACAGGTAATACTTGGCAAAGACAAAAAAATTGCCGAGGCTGAAAAAAGAACCCGTGATAAAGAATCTCAGGTTTCTAATGAGCTTGCTAAAACAAAAAAGCTTAACGACGAAGTTGAAGCTAAAATTACCGATTACAACAACCGTATAGATTTTCTTGACAAAAAGCAGGCTGAGATTGACAGGCTACACAAAAGCCAGGTAGAACAACTTGAAGTTATTTCAGGCCTATCGGCAGAGGAAGCTAAAAACCAGCTTGTAGAGAGCCTTAAGGCAGAGGCTAAAACCACTGCTATGTCTCATATACAGGATACTATTGAAGAAGCTAAGCTTACCGCACAACAGGAAGCTAAGAAAATCATTATCAACACTATTCAGCGTATTGGTACGGAAGAAGCTGTTGAAAACTGTGTATCTGTATTCAACATCGAATCGGATGATGTAAAAGGTAGAATTATTGGTCGCGAAGGTAGAAACATCCGTGCCCTTGAGGCGGCTACAGGAGTTGAAATTATTGTTGACGATACTCCGGAAGCTATCATCCTTTCTTGTTTTGACCCTGTAAGAAGAGAAGTTGCTCGTCTTGCACTTCACAAACTTGTTACAGACGGTAGGATTCACCCTGCACGTATTGAAGAAGTTGTTGCTAAAACAGCAAAACAGATTGAAGACGAAATTATTGAAGTTGGTAAACGTACGGTTATTGACCTTGGTATCCACGGATTACATCCTGAACTTATCAAAATTGTAGGTAGAATGAAATACCGTTCTTCTTACGGACAAAACCTTCTACAACACTCTCGCGAAGTTGCTAAGCTTTGCGGACTTATGGCTGCAGAACTTGGACTTAACGTTAAGCTTGCAAAAAGAGCAGGTCTATTACACGATATAGGTAAGGTGCCGGATACAGAAAGTGATCTTCCACACGCATTACTTGGTATGCAGTGGGCTGAGAAATATGGTGAGAAAGAAGAAGTTTGCAACGCTATTGGTGCTCACCACGACGAGATTGAAATGAAATCACTTCTGTCTCCTATCGTTCAGGTTTGTGATGCTATTTCAGGTGCAAGACCGGGAGCAAGAAGACAGGTTCTTGATTCTTATATCCAGCGCCTTAAAGACCTTGAGGACATCGCTTACGGATTTGGCGGAGTTAAGAGTGCTTATGCAATTCAGGCAGGTAGAGAGCTTCGTGTAATTGTTGAAAGTGAAAAAGTAAGCGACGAAATGGCTGCTAACCTTTCATTTGAAATTTCACACAAAATCCAAACAGAAATGACGTATCCGGGGCAGGTAAAAATTACTGTTATCCGCGAAACCAGAGCTGTTAATATTGCTAAATAA
- a CDS encoding cell division protein ZapA, with protein MDEKLKIKISIADRVYPLTVTPAQEEGLRSASKKIDTMIKQFEENYAVRDKQDVLAMCALQFAAQVEQKQIDKSTDFEEAFNRLQQMDEKLGKFLSDK; from the coding sequence ATGGATGAAAAACTAAAGATAAAGATATCAATTGCCGACAGGGTATACCCGTTAACAGTAACCCCGGCACAGGAAGAAGGCCTGAGAAGCGCTTCCAAAAAGATTGATACCATGATCAAGCAGTTTGAAGAAAACTATGCCGTAAGAGACAAGCAGGATGTACTGGCAATGTGTGCGTTGCAGTTTGCAGCACAGGTTGAACAAAAGCAGATTGACAAGTCTACCGACTTTGAAGAAGCTTTTAACAGACTGCAGCAGATGGATGAAAAACTGGGTAAATTCCTCTCAGATAAATAA
- a CDS encoding DUF3450 domain-containing protein — translation MNGLSEIVDSLENKLQKLVQKTEKLERQNQELANEITRSSSVISGQAQEIASLQKQIESLKTANSLLGSDENKRDTKLKINSLIREIDYCIAQLSD, via the coding sequence ATGAACGGATTATCCGAAATAGTTGATTCTCTTGAAAATAAGCTGCAAAAGCTGGTCCAGAAAACGGAAAAGCTTGAAAGGCAAAATCAGGAACTGGCGAACGAAATTACGCGTTCGTCTTCGGTTATCAGTGGTCAGGCACAGGAAATAGCTTCTCTGCAAAAGCAGATTGAATCGCTAAAAACCGCCAATTCATTACTGGGCAGTGACGAAAATAAGAGGGATACAAAACTCAAAATAAATTCATTGATCCGCGAAATTGATTATTGCATAGCACAACTTTCTGACTAG
- a CDS encoding M23 family metallopeptidase, which translates to MRIFFLLLLYSTALFAQNTYPEDYFRSPMDLPLHPSGTFGELRRNHFHAGIDYRTEQKTGLPVYAAAEGYVSRIRVSSYGYGTALYIDHPNGYTTLYGHLSEYATKIEEYVRAKQYEKKSFDIELFPKPGELPVDKGELVALSGNTGGSGGPHLHFEYRDTKTEEIINPLFFGLNKIMKDTQMPTVYGMMAYALGDKAVVNESEKPVTLHLKLLKDGTYLADKIYARGNVGLSINATDKSTGSLGNNGVFKVETFVNGSPGFKAVFDQFAFDESRYINYYIDYQKYMANGQRFQKLFVTTPYPLDVIRDNATNGQIEVKEGETVNYRIVVSDFHGNKRVVNGIVEFSDKPATITQPKKITPYFVKMANDNSYTKDGVSVFIPANTLYEDFYMDFDVKDSILYLHDDSVPVHGNIIVSFDVSHLSPEVLQRTFIAGVDGNRILYNNSYMENGKLTAKVRYLGKFKLAQDNTPPKIFSPSFAEGKWLSSNKTFSLKISDDLSGIATFDAWLNGKWILMHYDYKTRIIYHNFSDGIVDEGRNDLKVTVTDNVGNSATFETHFFRTQKTTSVEKDK; encoded by the coding sequence ATGAGAATTTTCTTTTTACTTCTATTATATTCAACCGCTTTATTTGCCCAAAACACTTATCCCGAGGACTATTTCCGTTCCCCAATGGATTTGCCGTTGCACCCTTCGGGGACTTTTGGTGAGCTTAGGCGCAATCACTTTCATGCCGGTATAGACTATCGTACCGAGCAAAAAACCGGACTGCCTGTTTATGCCGCTGCCGAAGGTTATGTGTCGCGCATTAGGGTTTCCAGCTATGGGTATGGTACGGCTTTGTATATAGATCATCCTAACGGATATACCACGCTTTATGGGCATTTAAGTGAATATGCTACAAAGATTGAGGAGTATGTGAGAGCTAAGCAATATGAAAAGAAAAGTTTTGATATAGAGTTATTCCCAAAACCGGGAGAATTGCCTGTTGATAAAGGCGAACTCGTTGCGTTATCCGGTAATACGGGAGGTTCCGGTGGGCCACACCTTCATTTTGAATATCGTGATACCAAAACTGAGGAGATAATCAATCCGTTATTCTTTGGTTTGAACAAGATAATGAAAGATACCCAAATGCCTACGGTTTATGGCATGATGGCTTATGCTTTGGGGGATAAGGCTGTGGTAAATGAATCGGAAAAACCGGTTACACTGCACTTGAAATTACTAAAGGACGGGACTTATCTGGCCGATAAGATATATGCCAGAGGTAACGTTGGGCTGTCTATAAATGCTACCGACAAGAGTACGGGAAGCCTGGGTAATAACGGTGTTTTTAAAGTTGAGACTTTTGTAAACGGATCACCGGGTTTTAAGGCTGTTTTCGACCAGTTTGCTTTTGATGAGTCGCGTTATATCAACTATTATATAGATTACCAAAAGTATATGGCTAACGGGCAGCGTTTCCAAAAGCTTTTTGTAACAACCCCTTATCCTTTGGACGTGATTAGGGATAACGCCACAAACGGACAGATTGAAGTTAAGGAAGGAGAAACGGTAAACTACCGTATTGTGGTTTCTGATTTTCACGGCAATAAGAGGGTGGTGAACGGGATTGTTGAGTTTAGCGACAAGCCTGCAACCATTACACAGCCAAAAAAGATAACGCCTTATTTTGTTAAAATGGCTAATGATAACAGCTATACAAAAGACGGGGTTTCGGTTTTTATTCCTGCTAATACACTGTATGAAGACTTTTACATGGACTTTGATGTAAAAGATTCAATCTTATATCTTCATGACGATTCGGTTCCGGTTCATGGCAATATTATCGTTTCTTTTGACGTTAGCCATCTGTCGCCCGAAGTGCTGCAAAGAACATTTATAGCTGGTGTAGACGGTAACAGAATTCTATATAACAACAGTTATATGGAAAACGGCAAGCTAACGGCTAAGGTAAGATACTTGGGTAAATTTAAGCTGGCGCAGGATAACACGCCGCCTAAAATATTCAGCCCTAGCTTTGCAGAAGGCAAATGGCTAAGTTCAAACAAAACGTTTAGCCTTAAGATTAGTGATGACCTTTCGGGTATCGCTACCTTTGATGCCTGGCTTAACGGTAAGTGGATATTGATGCATTATGACTACAAGACACGCATAATTTATCATAATTTTAGTGATGGTATTGTAGATGAGGGGCGTAACGATTTAAAAGTTACGGTTACCGATAATGTGGGAAATTCTGCTACCTTTGAAACACATTTTTTCAGAACTCAAAAAACAACGTCTGTTGAAAAAGATAAATAA